A genomic segment from Methanoplanus limicola DSM 2279 encodes:
- a CDS encoding LemA family protein — MLGLIIGGVIILVVIVLILWSVSIYNRYFSLKNSSEATLGQIKVAMKKRLDMISQLLGSVKSYAEFEKSTLESVTKMRSSVGSAGAGDLNKIEAESRSVLGRLFAVMENYPDLKTSQTVQELMSSIKDIEDEIARQRYTYNNISQQFNTMLETIPSNIIGNMIHMQKLDYLEFADENLEKAPEIKF; from the coding sequence ATGTTAGGACTAATTATCGGCGGAGTCATCATACTGGTTGTAATAGTGCTCATACTGTGGTCAGTAAGCATCTACAACAGATACTTCAGCCTTAAAAACTCATCAGAGGCAACACTCGGACAGATCAAAGTCGCTATGAAAAAGCGTCTTGACATGATCTCACAGCTTCTCGGCTCAGTTAAAAGCTATGCAGAATTTGAGAAATCAACACTTGAATCTGTAACAAAGATGAGAAGCAGCGTAGGCAGCGCAGGTGCAGGAGATCTGAACAAAATCGAGGCTGAATCAAGATCAGTTCTCGGCAGGCTCTTTGCAGTGATGGAAAATTACCCTGATCTCAAGACATCACAGACAGTGCAGGAACTTATGTCATCAATAAAGGATATTGAAGATGAGATTGCAAGGCAGAGATATACGTACAACAACATCTCACAGCAGTTCAACACCATGCTTGAGACAATCCCGTCAAACATAATCGGAAACATGATCCACATGCAGAAGCTAGATTACCTTGAATTTGCGGACGAAAACCTTGAAAAAGCTCCGGAAATAAAATTCTGA
- a CDS encoding DUF2207 domain-containing protein, which yields MDEKKQIAVIITATLLIGLFSIIIAGAFQSLPADFGGDLTAESYEVTWSEDGTLTEKYVYNVQSSGEYRMLYRVWAAPLTWSENPDEIQNSGYIELTGVRAPDGTVGYVKTKSGAVYIIGKDSQAKSFVTDKAYENEAGILNLNYFEPGKYEVEYTYNIYPPIEYDDEAVHVNLMFASEHIPYKNVKIVLESDDITEVFTHPPSYNIEKEDGRVVITGSSPEDEIIETEFLMNPEALQSLKGYKRQISGVKEKTESANDSYSIGFFLADILLLIGKILVILTPFLFVLLYLKSGREKKFTVPEYLSTIPNKKLTPWQVNLVFSKDAFESDENGFYATLLSLHKQKKLRMSEKPDKKGILIELLDPESPDRYEQNVLNFVSLYSGDDNILDTEYFESIAKSAKHSSADEHLALAVKENLQSLTSGSDQSISGKYATDGRGLLLPFIIGGIIYILLAVALFVFAEDAAGMIFIAIFLGIVMIVQAVVAMVFPSTVFGNWKEDYYKEKLEWDSFKNFLSDLSQIKKYSPDDINMWGEWLIYGTALGAGKNVEKAMKELNINISESGYFYPHYLWYAGFYSISTFTPPSQGGSGGGFGAGGGFGGGGAGGR from the coding sequence ATGGATGAAAAGAAACAGATTGCAGTAATTATAACTGCAACCCTTTTAATCGGCCTATTTTCTATAATCATTGCAGGGGCATTCCAGTCACTGCCGGCAGACTTTGGAGGAGATCTCACAGCCGAATCCTATGAAGTCACCTGGAGTGAAGACGGTACCCTGACTGAAAAATATGTCTATAACGTACAGTCATCCGGAGAATACCGCATGCTGTACAGAGTCTGGGCAGCTCCGCTTACATGGTCAGAAAACCCGGATGAAATACAGAACAGCGGATATATAGAACTCACCGGAGTCAGAGCGCCGGATGGAACCGTTGGATATGTCAAAACAAAGTCCGGTGCAGTGTATATAATCGGCAAAGATTCTCAGGCAAAATCATTTGTAACAGACAAAGCGTACGAAAACGAGGCCGGAATCTTAAACCTCAATTACTTTGAGCCTGGAAAATATGAGGTTGAATATACATACAACATCTACCCTCCAATCGAATATGACGATGAAGCAGTCCATGTAAACCTGATGTTTGCAAGTGAGCATATTCCCTATAAAAATGTAAAAATTGTTCTTGAATCGGATGACATAACCGAAGTATTCACACATCCACCTTCATACAATATCGAAAAGGAAGATGGCAGGGTAGTCATCACCGGAAGTTCACCAGAGGATGAAATAATAGAGACTGAATTCCTGATGAATCCGGAGGCATTACAGTCACTTAAAGGATACAAGAGGCAGATCTCCGGAGTAAAAGAGAAGACAGAATCTGCAAATGACAGTTACAGCATTGGATTTTTCCTTGCAGATATTTTACTGCTAATCGGAAAGATACTCGTTATCCTGACGCCGTTTTTATTTGTACTGCTCTACCTTAAATCGGGGCGGGAAAAAAAGTTTACAGTCCCGGAATACCTGAGCACAATTCCGAACAAAAAACTTACTCCCTGGCAGGTAAACCTCGTATTCAGCAAAGATGCCTTTGAATCTGACGAGAACGGCTTTTATGCAACCCTACTCTCTCTCCATAAGCAGAAAAAACTCCGGATGAGTGAAAAGCCGGATAAGAAAGGCATCCTGATAGAACTTCTTGATCCTGAAAGTCCGGACAGATATGAACAGAATGTCTTAAACTTTGTCTCCCTTTATTCCGGAGATGACAATATTCTCGATACAGAATACTTTGAGAGCATTGCAAAGAGTGCAAAACATTCATCGGCCGATGAACATCTGGCCCTCGCAGTAAAGGAGAACCTCCAGTCACTCACCAGTGGTTCTGATCAGTCCATATCCGGAAAATATGCAACAGACGGAAGGGGCCTTCTTCTGCCCTTCATAATCGGAGGAATAATTTACATTCTGCTGGCAGTTGCCCTCTTTGTATTTGCCGAAGATGCGGCAGGAATGATCTTCATAGCAATATTCCTTGGAATAGTGATGATTGTCCAGGCAGTGGTGGCAATGGTATTTCCTTCCACAGTATTTGGAAACTGGAAAGAGGATTACTACAAAGAGAAGCTTGAATGGGACTCATTCAAAAATTTCCTCTCCGACTTAAGCCAGATAAAGAAATACAGTCCTGACGACATCAATATGTGGGGCGAATGGCTCATCTACGGCACTGCACTCGGCGCAGGCAAAAATGTCGAAAAGGCGATGAAGGAACTCAATATAAACATATCTGAGTCCGGGTACTTCTATCCCCACTATCTCTGGTATGCAGGATTTTACTCCATAAGCACATTCACGCCGCCTTCGCAGGGCGGAAGCGGAGGGGGATTTGGTGCCGGAGGAGGTTTTGGCGGTGGTGGCGCCGGCGGAAGATAA
- a CDS encoding HIT family protein, translating into MSKLICPFCSPEEKDIVFKNSLWYARWDDYPASPGHLLIIPLRHCVDYFVLTGAEIKKLPEMIIQAKEILDEKFSPGGYNIVTNVGEAAEQTVMHCHIHIIPRYYDKPDFPTGGIKKIVFNKKKF; encoded by the coding sequence ATGAGTAAGTTGATATGCCCTTTTTGTTCACCGGAAGAAAAAGATATTGTTTTTAAAAATTCACTGTGGTATGCAAGATGGGATGATTATCCCGCAAGTCCGGGGCATCTTCTGATCATTCCCTTACGTCATTGTGTGGATTATTTTGTACTGACTGGTGCTGAGATAAAAAAACTTCCTGAGATGATAATTCAGGCAAAAGAAATTCTTGATGAGAAGTTTTCACCCGGAGGATACAATATTGTCACAAATGTCGGTGAGGCTGCTGAGCAGACAGTTATGCACTGCCATATCCATATAATCCCTCGCTATTATGATAAACCGGACTTTCCTACGGGCGGGATTAAAAAAATAGTATTCAATAAAAAGAAATTCTGA
- a CDS encoding cation diffusion facilitator family transporter, with protein sequence MEEEITGNLDRKAEDSIVRRVAWYSLIVNTMLVIVKLYLSWVSGSLALEADAIHSFIDVLASIALIAGIWLSCLKRENYPYGLYKIENLVSVIIAFLVFLTAWEILTEAVSGGDTTVSFSGWVLFAVAALISVPYILGRYEVRMGRKYNSPGLIADGKQHIVDVLSTSVVFSALFAQYFGIPVDSIAAAIVAFFIAYSGWEILKDSMRTLLDASIDYDTRDRIKSAILSDPMVTGIKDLTARNSGRFIFVEATVNMKRLDLSEAHNASERIELKINEIVPNVERVVIHYEPKEKLHLRYAVPTENPEGKICPHFGEAPYFTILEFSIKDAKLMRKETISNPVVGLERQKGIRSAEFLLTCKPDVIYSKQPLAGKSAEYVFESAGILVKLTGADHTGDLIKEIKSELMMDKGSDPAALTGDKTD encoded by the coding sequence ATGGAGGAAGAAATTACCGGAAATTTAGACCGGAAAGCTGAGGACTCAATTGTCAGAAGGGTGGCATGGTATTCACTTATAGTCAATACAATGCTTGTAATTGTAAAACTGTACCTCTCATGGGTATCAGGCAGCCTTGCACTTGAAGCAGATGCTATACATTCATTCATAGACGTTCTTGCTTCAATTGCACTTATTGCCGGTATCTGGCTCTCATGTCTCAAGAGAGAAAATTATCCGTACGGACTGTACAAAATTGAAAATCTGGTCTCTGTGATTATTGCCTTCCTCGTATTCCTGACAGCCTGGGAGATACTTACTGAGGCTGTATCCGGAGGAGATACTACTGTATCATTCAGCGGTTGGGTGCTCTTTGCAGTTGCTGCGCTGATCTCCGTTCCATATATTCTTGGCAGATATGAAGTCCGGATGGGTAGAAAATACAACTCTCCTGGTCTGATAGCAGACGGAAAACAGCATATCGTTGATGTACTCTCAACATCAGTGGTATTCTCTGCACTCTTTGCCCAGTACTTTGGAATTCCGGTGGACAGCATTGCAGCTGCAATAGTGGCATTTTTCATTGCATATTCCGGGTGGGAGATACTAAAAGACAGTATGAGAACCCTGCTTGATGCGTCAATAGATTATGATACAAGGGACAGGATCAAATCTGCAATATTATCAGACCCAATGGTGACTGGAATAAAAGATCTAACTGCAAGAAATTCCGGGCGTTTCATCTTTGTTGAAGCAACTGTCAATATGAAGAGATTAGATCTTTCAGAGGCTCATAATGCAAGCGAAAGGATAGAATTAAAAATCAATGAAATTGTTCCAAATGTTGAGAGGGTTGTTATCCATTACGAACCAAAAGAGAAATTACACCTGAGATATGCCGTCCCGACAGAAAATCCGGAAGGGAAAATCTGTCCTCACTTTGGAGAAGCCCCGTATTTCACAATTCTGGAATTCAGTATCAAAGATGCAAAACTTATGCGAAAGGAGACAATATCCAATCCTGTGGTCGGCCTGGAAAGACAGAAAGGGATCCGTTCTGCGGAATTTCTCTTAACCTGCAAGCCGGATGTCATATATTCAAAACAGCCGCTTGCAGGAAAATCGGCTGAATATGTATTTGAGTCTGCCGGAATTCTGGTGAAACTGACAGGAGCCGATCATACTGGAGATCTGATTAAAGAGATTAAGAGTGAACTAATGATGGATAAGGGGAGTGATCCTGCCGCCCTCACCGGAGATAAAACAGACTGA
- a CDS encoding 4Fe-4S dicluster domain-containing protein, with translation MKFMPTVAEVLRQVIKKPATNLFPAKYLPKSVNGFLSDVSEGKARINPAVNTPDNYRGKIIYDHDICIGCKICTRVCPAHAIEFIDDTRTIRIYVTQCIFCGQCNDVCPVKCLHMSDEFLLANENRYAEDLIVE, from the coding sequence ATGAAATTTATGCCCACGGTTGCAGAGGTGTTAAGACAGGTTATCAAAAAGCCGGCAACAAACCTTTTCCCCGCAAAATATCTGCCAAAGTCAGTTAACGGATTTTTATCAGATGTATCCGAAGGGAAGGCACGAATAAATCCGGCAGTTAATACTCCGGATAACTACAGGGGTAAAATTATATATGACCATGACATCTGCATAGGCTGTAAAATATGCACAAGAGTCTGCCCCGCTCATGCAATAGAATTCATTGATGATACAAGAACCATCAGAATTTATGTGACTCAGTGCATATTCTGCGGACAGTGCAATGATGTATGTCCGGTAAAATGCCTGCATATGTCAGATGAATTCCTCCTGGCAAATGAGAACAGGTACGCTGAAGATCTGATTGTGGAATAA